accacaacgaCAGTACACGCCCAGTAATTAGTTAGGTTAATTAGGTTACAGCTCAAATCCATTGATGTGGAAAATTAAAAgactaaagattaaaaaaaaaaaaaagaagaagaaggtagaGAAAAAGTAAAGGATGCGTCACCGAATTTCAGCTACTTTTAAGGCAGAAGTTATTGTTTACATTGGAAATGGCCAGGCTTTCAATAGTCAGCATTTAAGTCTTCGTCTTTAGTCTTTTTCTAGCCCTTGTGATGCCAAAAGGCTACCCTTTCGAGGTTTTGCAATTGCAGATCGGTAAACTCCTTATGAGCGTGAAAGACACGTCTGATGACATTTAACAACTTGGCTTGCATcatatgcttctcctacttcaGTCGCGCGTGATAGGCTGTCTTAGGGTTTCTTTTCCTCCACTAAACTTTTATGGGTTACCTAAACGTGTTTCTGCCTACATTTGTTAggcaaaaattatatatcaaccCCCTCCTCCTCTACATTTTCAGgcagttttaataatttttaataattgacttaatttggctttataaaatatagttaatCTTGTAAGAAAGACTCACGAGGGAGTACAATCTGTGGCTTCTCTGCAGCTCTCGgaatttcaattcattttttagcgatagagaaaacaagaaacTCCTGACAGTTTAAGTAATTTAATCACTCAAATTCGAGTGTATGTAAAATCATGTTTACACTCAATATAGCATTTGGTGGACGCCATCATTACGAAAATTGAGATGGAATTGGAAGAATCAGTGAGATAATAAAAGATAacgtcaaatatttttttttcccaccaaATTTAATTGTGATATTTGATCCGAAAATATTTGAGGATCTGATGAGATCGAATTTGCTTATCTTTTGGGAGGGCTTTcgtttactttgaaaaaaaaaaagaaaaagaaaaagaaaagagaatatgCAAATATTAAAGGGCAGTAGTAAATCAATTTTTGGAATCCTTAGGAAGTTGCCGTGCAATTTCCTATGACGAATGACATACGTTGCCGCCAGTCATCTTCTCTGCAGTGCTGCCATTTCGTTGCAGCTTCCactattgaatatttttatttcaaaataaatacgATGCTTGCTTCCCCTATCTATTTAAACCCTTGCATGCCCGGTTGTTACTTTATAACTTcttacacacatatatatatttcgtTTTCACTTCCCTCATGGAAACTGAAAGAGCTTCAAAATCTTCCAAGTGGTTCTCTAACAAGGGTCTTAGGTTAAGCCTCCATCGTCGTAGATCAAAGTCTAGCTCAACATCAAGTTCCCCTAACTCTCCTATGTCTCCATGTACACCAAAAAAAGATAGCGCTAAAGAAGATGAGCTTAGAGAAGTTTTTCGTTGTTTCGATAGTGATGGTGATGGAAGGATCTCAGCCCTAGAACTTAGGGCATACTTTGGATCGATAGGGGAGTACATGTCACATGAAGAGGCACAGCTAGCGATCAATGATCTCGATGCAGATCAGGACAACTTGTTGGACTTCCAGGATTTTTTGAGGCTAATGAAGAGGGAGGCTAATGATAATACTGATGATCTCAAAATGGCCTTTGAAATGTTCGAAATGGAGAAGGGATCGGGATACATAACCCCTAAGGGCCTGCAAAGGATGCTGCGTCGTCTAGGAGATGCAAAGTCGTACGATGAGTGCGTGGCCATGATTCAGGTTTTTGATATTGATGGTAATGGAGTTCTTGATTTTTACGAGTTTAATCAAATGATGGCTTGATTTGGAACTTTGAATTTGTAAAtaatatccaataaaaaaaaggagaatttGCTAGCTTGATTCTCATGATATATATTTGCATCTATGATGATGAAGAGGAGGacaaagaaacagagagaaTCCTTTCCTTTTGTCCTTGTGTTTGAGAATCCCTTGTTGGCGTGAGTCAAGAGAATAAGAGACCAAACAATCCAACAGTTATGCCTGTGGTGTCAGGTGGAATCAAATTCGGAAATAAAGCATAACTTACGTTTGAttaataccatttttttttaattattattagtttttatatttttcttcttttatcattttcttattcataATCTCGTTGACAGATCTATATTATGTCTTGGactatcaaaatataattaatggatattaTTATCCCTCGATCGATGAAGCAAATTGGAGTTCGAAAATGAGTTTCCAACTTCATATGTTTTAGTGTGTTCTTGAAGTGATCTTCATCAGGGTGGGAGTGCGATGGGAAAGCATTTATGGTGGCTTACATACAAACACAAAGGGAGGatttataataaagaaaaaaaaaattatttcgcTCAATAATTCAGAACATAAACAAGGAGTGGAGGACACTTTCCTTTTCAAACTCTCAAACATactttcttattcttcttcttactCCAACAGTGATTATTATGTTATATAACATAAGCTATTTATAGATAAACTTGACaatgtaaaattattaattacaaaTACGGCTAAAAActctaaatttcaaattaatatggtagccattgttgaaactttgatttctattagaaaattattaaatacaaataaaatatttcctcACAATTTTTCTCGGAATATGTCGACCGAAATTTTCTATTGGTGACTACAGAATGAAATACAATTggaaaaaaatgacatgttattattacataaaaaaatattaagaaaatatactTGTATATCCATCAAAATTATAACTTGACATACAACCCCATATCCGCCAATGAAAATAGCACACGgcatccttatatttttttttataaatcaagctCTCATCATCCCAACACTCAGTctattaatatcttgttctggtttttttttttttttttttttgaagatttgcCACATCAAGGAAATTTACctattttttgttgtaattcatttttttaaaatgttgattttcTTGGCATTTTGATATAgtaatgtattttgtttttgtgtttccttATTTTATAGCTTCTTCTCGTAGAAATTTGTTAtatgaatgtatgatttgtacatgttggagtttgtttgagatttaaaaaatatatatttgtttatcatttgagatgtaaaaaatatatatttgtttatcaaattgagtttgattttgtaacctatgtgttttataatgaaataaataatagcttacTTAATGGGTAAGtttcatattttatcaattttattgttatgttaaaaatttcaaaaatttaaaggaatttgattttttgtagagaattgataatgatttaaaGATATtgttaaaatagattgaataaacTTGAGTTAAACCAATAATAGTTAATTAGTTAGGTACcgataattttcttatttcacataattaattaatacatgttatcatcaatattctatCAGGTTTCATATAAGTAATGGATGATcgttttttaatgtattgagtTTTAATCAAAGGGTTATGCATGTTGAACAATTGTAATGGGAatgagggttttattaattatatactaTTTAATCCAAGAAATATTAGTGTTATGACGATCGTATTTTTGACGATGAGAACTTGATTTATAACAAAATAAGGAGGGAAAGATGTTGTTttatgcaaggaaaaaaaaaaaacaaggggaaGGGGGAGGGGATCTAAAAggttaaaacttaaatattattgatgaattcATCGATGAATATTAACAACAATTATAtttcattgataattttatttataatatacatGTTGTTTTTTCCAACAGAAATAATGAAAGAATACATGcccaattgttttttcattcattgATTTCCacttataattttaatagttttcaccaataaaaaaaatttcatttatgaatactaataaaaaaagcaatgttatattttattaataaatatcactgtaatttatcaataatattttttattaatatttaataattttctaataaaaactagACTTATTTAACCCCAAGTGATATTTGGTGGATGAGAAGATTTAATTACTTCTCATGTATCCTGACCTCTTTAGTTCAAATTTTTGagagagcatttttttttctttaatacatCATCCATATGTGAGAATAAGTTTCTAAAAATTGTTAGTGAACAAGATATTATATAAATGTACTTATAAACATTcttgactaataaaaaaaatacgtaAAGAGCTTTATAGATCACACTAATTTGCTTACAGATGActggaaaaaaaagttaaattaaacaattttgttttcctCGGTAATGAATTAAACAACTTTCTTGCATCGTACACTGATGACCTTACTTTTCCAGTCTCCGGAGCCCCTGACAACAGCATCGTACCACTGATGACCTTGCTTTTCAAGTCACCGGAGCCCCTGACAACAGCATCGTACCACTGATGACCTTGCTTTTCCAGTCACCGGAGCCCCTGACAACAGCATCGTACCACTGATGACCTTGCTTTTCCAGTCTCCGAAGCCCCTGACAACAGGCATCTTTTCATTGAAGTAATGGCAACTGTCCCCAGTGTAGTCATTACGTGAGCTCCGGCGAAGTTTCCAGGCAATTTCCAAGCAATGTATTTTATACGATCAGTCAAACTCGTAATTAACTTTCGTTGGATCATTCAAATGtcactatatttatttctttaaaaaataaattctttttttaagcgCAAAACACTCTTTCAaacttgttaatatatatatatatatagtattagttgtttttttattttaaaatatattaaaataatattttttaattctataaaaattatttttaatattaatatatcaaaatgataaaaaaatataaaaaaatattaatttaaaataaaaataaaaaactattaaatttttaaaaaatatttttcaactcaaaaaCAAAGTCTTAGAATTgaggttattttgtttttttattgcaacataatatcttttaaaaaataaatggtggtacgattatttttttttaacactgaAAGTactaaaaattaactttatagACAAAACAGAACAAGCTTTTGACTAGGAGCTTTGtcgttgttttctttttaaataaatagtaaaagcACTTCAATGATTTTAGTAtcaaattactttaaaatttactttgagGGGGTACTTTTGTCTTTAtacctaagttttttttttttaacgggaTCATGGGCATTTATATCTTTctgcaatttaaaaatattaaaaaaaaactttgctgACGTAACGACGAGTATATGTATACTCCTAGGCGGGCTAGTAAGTGAACGTCACCCGTCCGGGCACTTTGAGAGGCGCAACTAGCTGTGCACGATATTCAAATATCACCTTTCATCGTCTCTTTAGATGtattgttgtg
This Populus alba chromosome 7, ASM523922v2, whole genome shotgun sequence DNA region includes the following protein-coding sequences:
- the LOC118063241 gene encoding probable calcium-binding protein CML41, coding for METERASKSSKWFSNKGLRLSLHRRRSKSSSTSSSPNSPMSPCTPKKDSAKEDELREVFRCFDSDGDGRISALELRAYFGSIGEYMSHEEAQLAINDLDADQDNLLDFQDFLRLMKREANDNTDDLKMAFEMFEMEKGSGYITPKGLQRMLRRLGDAKSYDECVAMIQVFDIDGNGVLDFYEFNQMMA